A single Marinobacter sp. es.042 DNA region contains:
- the prpD gene encoding 2-methylcitrate dehydratase has protein sequence MSATFDLNERPEYDEVLQEIADYVLAYEVTSEEAWKTARYCLMDTLGCGLLALRFPECTKHLGPIVEGTTVPQGARVPGTSYRLDPVKAAWDIGCIIRWLDYNDTWLAAEWGHPSDNLGAILAVADHLSQKRVSEGKEPLTMRVVLESMIMAHEIQGVLALENSFNRVGLDHVLLVKVASTAVSAKLMGANREQMLSALSHAWVDGQALRTYRHAPNAGSRKSWAAGDATSRAVRLADIAMRGEMGIPGVLTAPQWGFYDVLFSKTNKDQKIKPEGERALSIPQEFGSYVMENILFKISFPAEFHAQTAAEAAVTLHPEVKNRLDDIDKIVITTHESAIRIISKVGKLANAADRDHCLQYMTAVPLIFGSLQAEHYEDDFHEANPIIDRLRNKMEVVEDERYTREYLEPEKRSIANAIQVFFKDGSSSENVAVEYPIGHRRRREEGIPLLREKYSTNLSTRFPAQRRDAILKLCNDQKTLESTPVQQFMDLFVI, from the coding sequence ATGTCAGCAACATTCGATCTCAATGAACGCCCTGAGTACGATGAAGTCCTGCAGGAAATCGCGGATTATGTACTGGCCTACGAAGTAACCAGCGAAGAAGCCTGGAAGACCGCCCGCTACTGCCTGATGGACACCCTCGGCTGCGGTTTGCTTGCGCTTCGGTTTCCTGAATGCACCAAACACCTCGGTCCCATAGTCGAAGGCACAACTGTACCTCAAGGGGCCCGTGTGCCCGGCACCTCATACCGGCTGGACCCGGTGAAAGCTGCCTGGGACATCGGTTGCATCATCCGCTGGCTGGATTACAACGACACCTGGCTGGCGGCAGAGTGGGGGCATCCATCAGACAACCTGGGAGCCATATTGGCTGTGGCGGATCATCTATCCCAGAAGCGTGTATCAGAAGGCAAAGAGCCCCTCACCATGCGCGTGGTGTTGGAATCGATGATTATGGCCCATGAGATACAGGGCGTTCTTGCGCTTGAGAATTCTTTTAACCGCGTTGGGCTTGATCATGTTCTTCTGGTTAAGGTGGCATCAACAGCGGTGTCAGCGAAGTTGATGGGGGCAAACCGGGAGCAGATGCTTTCCGCACTGTCTCACGCCTGGGTCGATGGACAGGCCCTGCGAACATATCGCCACGCGCCCAACGCAGGATCACGAAAATCGTGGGCAGCTGGGGACGCAACGTCAAGGGCTGTCAGGCTGGCTGACATTGCGATGCGAGGCGAAATGGGGATACCCGGTGTTCTGACAGCGCCTCAGTGGGGCTTTTACGATGTTCTGTTTAGCAAAACCAACAAGGATCAGAAAATTAAACCTGAAGGGGAACGAGCGCTTTCAATCCCACAGGAATTCGGCTCCTATGTGATGGAGAACATACTGTTCAAGATTTCCTTCCCGGCTGAGTTTCATGCACAAACGGCTGCGGAGGCGGCAGTGACCCTTCATCCGGAAGTAAAAAACCGCCTTGATGACATCGATAAAATTGTAATCACCACCCATGAATCAGCCATCCGGATTATTTCAAAAGTTGGCAAACTCGCGAACGCCGCAGACAGGGATCACTGCCTGCAGTACATGACTGCTGTGCCACTCATCTTCGGAAGTCTGCAAGCCGAGCATTATGAGGACGACTTCCACGAGGCGAATCCGATTATTGATAGGCTTCGGAACAAAATGGAGGTGGTTGAGGATGAGCGCTATACGAGGGAATACCTCGAGCCCGAAAAACGTTCGATTGCCAATGCTATTCAAGTTTTCTTCAAGGATGGCTCCAGCAGCGAAAACGTAGCTGTGGAGTACCCCATCGGTCATCGACGGCGTCGTGAGGAAGGCATTCCGTTGCTACGGGAAAAATACAGTACTAACTTATCAACACGTTTCCCCGCGCAAAGACGTGACGCTATCCTGAAGCTATGTAATGACCAAAAAACATTGGAGAGCACCCCGGTTCAGCAATTCATGGATCTGTTCGTTATTTGA